CACCGACCCACCGCCAGACCGTCCGACCGAGCGACCCGTCACCACTGCATTGCATCTAAGTAAATTATCGTGTTTCATTGCCAGCCACCCAAAAAGGACCAACAAGCTAAGAGTGGCAGCAGCATTCTGGCCAGGCGCGACGAGCCTGGGGAGCTGGCCAAGCGTGGCAACACTTAGTCACTTGGTTTCAAGAGTAAACACAtcttataaattattcaaaaacgcaaaaaagcTATTTGCAACACTTTACCGTTAGCGTTGCCGTTACCGTTGCCTTTTCTGTTACTGTTACCGTTGCCGTCACCGTCAACGTTACCGTTAGCGCTGCCTGTCACTCGACGCTGTTCCAttctatatgtacatatattttttttcgctctctctctctctctttcttgctttCTTCTTTCTGTAATTTTCAACTTCTTGGGTGCCCGATGCTGGTAACAGCGCTGCTTGTCCTGTGCAATCAGTCAAAATGCGGCGCGCAACATATGCGTGAGGGGGAAAGGAGGCAAATAGAGAGAAGGGGCAACTTGCTGCAAGGGCGtggcagttgccagttgccaggtaacagcaaaagcaacagcaacagcgcagcaaagcaaaaagcatGACAAATGAAATGTTCACGTTGCGcttaaagcaacaaaaaccaaaacaaaacccaaaaacgaagggacacacacacaaaaaaatgtgtagcgaACTGTTCTCTATTTTTAGTCGAGTTTCTCAGTTTCGCGTTGCCTTAACACTGACAAAGTGCCTCGGCTTACTGCTGCGCACTGTGGGGCATGTAAAATGAAGCCTGAAGACCCGCCAGCTACCTTCCTTACCAACCAGTCCAACAACAGGCGTTGAAAACTTGACTTTGTCAGTTAACTTTGGTGGGAGCTCCTTGATGCGGGACGAAGCAGTATATCtgttgtatatgtgtgtgtgtgaaagggTGTGAGTGCCGCATAAAAGCTTcgcacaaatatttaacttaaGTAAACGTTCGTAATTAATTTCACCCTTAATACTGACACTTTGCCACGctttgcaacactttttttcttgcagccctcctctctctctctgtctctctcacgGTATCTTTCACTCCCTTTGTTATGGCATAATAAacacacattttaaaataaagtccCTCTGATTTTCCCCTACTATatgtgagagagagtgtgtgcgtgtgttgtttCTGGCATGTCAAACTCGCAGTTTGGTAGTTTGTCGCGGgcagcataaaaaaaatgactgcataatttatgtgtCAAGAGCTTGCGgctacgttttttttttcggcttcgttttcgtttttggggTGTAATTGATGTTGCCACCCCGCAATTAACTCACCCGCCTGCCAAAGATTTATGCTTTGAGGTTGCCATCAGCGTGTTTTATGACGCATCTTGCCTAAAAGCGTTCTCAATTACACGCAATTAACTGTAACAATTACCGGCCGAAAAGCCGGaaaatatttaccaaaatAACACATACGACATGTTGACTCAgcttcactcacacacaagcacatacGGTACCCCCTCCTATCAACTAAATATTGTCCAATTGTAAATAATGTCagattgcgtatacgcaacgcaTGTCgcagaaatagaaataactGTTATTACAGCTTAGCCAAGTCAATGGAAAGTAAAGGAAGCATGACAAACGTCCACAGGTTTGCCCGTCTTTTGTATTTACGCTCAATTAATCGCttgttaaatttcattttgctgttagtgaccaaaaaaaaacacgaaactCTGACTAACTTTGAAGAATGAAGGAAGCGCACACACAGCATTAAATGGAAACCTTTTCAATCAGCTCAAATCAATTGTATGTAATAAGCTGTCTTTACTTATGATATTGTGAAAAATAAGGTCAGGAAACCAACAAATGAAAGatgtcaatttaaattaaaaaatagaaatcaataaaagttaatacaatactaataaattttatacatacatttataactCTTGgggaaatattgaaaatataatatttgttatctatcctcatttattttcttcaaaGGCTGAGTTCAAATAGAGTatatgaattgaattattttatttttaccagcattctttaatatttgattgaaatttatgttgtTCAAATTGCGTTCTCTTTATTATTTGCCAATcaataaaagcagaaaaaaatacGCAGTTTCCACTTCAAAGTCCctcaaatgtaaaaaatacGCCACAACAAACAGGCATCCCAAATATCAGTAAGCATCTTAAAgatatttttggaaaataaatcCCAAGTGCCATGCAAGGAATGTGGCTGCCAGGCAACGATAACAGCGAGAAAGAGCAATTGAAACGGCAACTAGAAACTTCTAGTTATATATCAACACTTGAATATCCACTTGACCATTCTTCGAGCACTTAAAGAATCCGCTAAGACGGTGTTATACATCCTACAATGTGTTACGCTGGGCTAACAGCTTATTATTTGTATAGCAAAACAGCACAGAATTGTCGAGGTCAAGCAGGGTAAATATACTAGATTCAATATTAAAGATGACCATTTTTATATCCGTTACCCGCTGCCttcacaaataaaacaacggcgaataataataataaatatagcaattattatttcagcACGTTATGTGCTATCTAatgaaaaatttgtaatttaaagaacgacaagtaagaaagcttaagtgtgctcgactgtcagATACACGCaaccaattttgaataaaagcaacacaGTATGGTATTACTCCTAAAATACACTGTATTAATATTCCgcaaaaataccgaaatataccgAGAGCTACGTTTTGTAAATTTGCTGCGACTGGTAATGTGACCACCCGCAACCgatattgaataaaaacaaaccagtatagtattattcttaaaacataacaaattaatatacttcaaaaatacaaataaacatatatttacatatatacaatttataacaaaatattgaataacactaactacattcaaaatataacatagagTACAGTCAGCCAAAGTTATTCGTCGACTCGCAGTAAGTAGTAagagttttttaaataacttccacaatttttaccTGAtcgaatcataaatactgtaacTATTATCGTAGGTACCAAAAACCAGGATCTATGTTAAAATATacgcttgtttttttatggtcgttttgcgggggcggaagtgggccttgcaaaaatttgataaacaatataacaaaaatataataaatttatcttGTATCTCTTTATCTCTAAGATCCAGGAGTTCAATGAACACTTTTCTTACAAACAAACGAATATCATCATGGTTATCGGCTGTTGGtgctgatgaagaatatatgtatataatttatagggtcggaggtGCCTGTCTCTTCTGACTCTTATAccatatgggtagcgggtataaaaaagtataaagcTTAAAATAATCTAGCCAGATTAAATGTTATATCAGAGGGCAAGGCAGATGAGTGTCATTCTTAATATGGTCTGGCCTGAGTTCAAAGTATACACAATggttatttaaaacaaaaaacaaaaaatttgaaactaccaagaagaatattatttaataaataaataaataatttaataaatcaacgttaaataaaagtttgaattttgattgtttttccTTTCTATCTTTGGACACATTTTTCTCTTTGtaaactttttcatttttacgtaaaaatatattttagaatttaaaatatttcttaaggCTCTATGGctcaataaaatgttgtttttagaAACCAAACCAGAATTATCTGTCCATATgctcttcctttttttttctctgtgttgataaactataatttaatataaatctaTCATAAGAAAACTATTTgtcaaaagtaatttaaaattgtaagttgaataattatttttataatttgcattgtaATAATATTCCTTCAAGctttgaacatttttaatgttctCATATTTTATCTCTTAATTATTCTGATTTGGTTGAAAATAATCCAATAAGCTTGAATCATAAATGTCAAACACAGTATTGAAAAACATGgttctgtttgtttattatattgcaTGTTGAAAACTGAGTTCTTTTGATATTCAACAAACGCGCACTTTTCTTTATGGCACACATAAATCTGTTGATTTGGAAGTTGTTGTGGTTTATTAACTGATATTTGGAGCtggcatatttaattaattgctgaACTGCAATTAGCATACTGAAAGCAGACATCAAGCTCGATGTGacagcagcaaattgaaatttctgcAAAATACACGcatgcaattaaatgaaatactcGCACAGtttgaaatgtttgcttaatgccaagcaaaatgaaacaattagCAAGATGTGTGCCTTATCGTCAGGACAGACACTTACACAGTTTGCTTaacggcaaacaacaaattaaaatctgTGAAATGTGCTCGTATCTGTGTGATGAACACCAACTCACCAACTCCTAACCCCTGACCCCTTGCCGTCTGCCCTATGCACTACGGCTTGTTAGCCTCTTGCTACTATTTCTACTTCTAtgactactgctgctgttgctttttgctcCTGATGCTGTTGACCACAAGGCTCACGTCCTGCTTCTGTCCATATACCAGAAGCCACGTTTAAGCTGTTCTGcctgctttaaatatttatgcaatttatttttgtctaaACTaataagttgttgttgctatagTGCAGGTTGTTTTATCTCATAATGAAATACTACACAGTATAAACTAACTCTCTGCCTGTGTCcgtctctgtgtctgtgtctgtatgtgCTTGGCTTGCATTTTGACATTTGCGCCTGGTTGTAGGCAAACGATTTATTTGCCAGTCTCTGTGGCAAGCAAGATGTTAACATATTCATTGAATCTGAATTAGTTTCGAGCTCAGCTACCACATTTTCTGCTGCATTCTGACTTAGGAGCCAGCAGCTTTCAGCTGTTGAGCCAATGGCCATGGAAATGTTAAATGTgttaaaatggaaattatgaattttcgtaattaaaaaataagtcGATAACCAAGATGAAAATACACTTAAGAGATCAGCTCGACAGCATCTACATTTGAAATTAGTAAAATGACTCAAATACAGAAAATGTTggatgtattttattatttataaatctaCATAATATTCTatgcacaaatttatttattcattctcTGACTGAACATCAAAGCACAGCCAAACGGGAAAAACTAGAAAGTTTATTCCTTCGTTATAAATACCACATACTCGATCTCCCCGAAAGATAAATCTAAGCAACTGAAAAGATATTACATATGATAGCAGGACTCAGTCGATAACTGTTATTtctgttaatttaatatcaattatagaatttacttattgttCAAATAaacagattgtaaataaaagaagagagaaaaaaaaattatatataaaggTGATTTTTTATATATCGATCAACGAATGTATCGAATTACTCttgatattaattaattgagtttatgaattaaaataacaagaaagaaTTTAACAGCAGCAAGAGTGCTTCAGATACATGCgttataccgaaggctatatttgttgtatcgttttattattacattcaaaatatacccgattgtcaaccaaagtaaCAAAAAAGACGGCAGTTGTTTTGTTATGTAAAATTGTTTCTTTagcttatacaatttttatctgatcgcagcACAAACAAGTTTGGAGAACTACTGTCGAGTGTAcacgactgtgagatacccgctacacctattgaataaaagcaaaacagtgtggtatttttattaaaatatacctatatattttaaatatataaaatatagaatttggtacatttataGTATGTTGTAgtataccacactgttttgcttatattcaaaatggattgCGTGTACCTCATATCcgagcacactcgtctgtAGCTTACTTGTTGTCTTCATATTTAGATAACTGAATAGTGCATTAATTCCAATAAAAAAACAGTATACTTTATAAAACCAAGCGGATTTAAAACAATGGTCAAGAAACATCAATTTAAAACTATCATGAAGAACGTACGATGAacgaaatttcattaaaaacgaTGTAGATCGTTGAACAATATTCAAAAGAGAATCGAACGACCGAAAGCacttaatattgaaaaaaaacgAGTAAACTTATTAACTGAATTAACTTAAAACAGGCACTGTTACGTTCTCAATAAGTTGCTTGTCgtattcattattaaaatattgaatattcattttttgttaatacAATATGTAATAACGAATtcgtttaattgatttgatttttttagaattttaaaaatatacatttataataacaCAGCTTGCTTTGTTGTTCTTATCCCATCAATTCTGATTGATCCTCTGCAATCCACTCCAACCAGCTAGCAATGTATTCCATCCCCAGGCACCCACCTGAGCATCAATCCAAGTCCTGAATGAAGCCACACTCGTGTAAACACCCGGATATTCGACCTTCGCGCAACCGAGACCCCAGGAAACGATGCCGTAAAGCTTACCCTCGTTGCTGCCAGGCTGATAGCCAACCAATGGACCACCAGAGTCTCCTTGGCAACTATCATGCCCCTCGCGGCTGGCGCAGAGCATGCGCTGGGTAATAGGCAGCACTTTGGAATAAGCACTTCTGCAGGCTTTCGGCTCCACATGTGTTAGATCCACGTAACGCAGCACTGGCGATACACCCTCCTCACCCGTCTCGCTCTGCAATCCCCAGCCACTGACGTACAACGTTGTTTCAGGGGTAAGTGCATCCTGTGCCGAGGCCAAAGGCACTGCCTGCAGTTCCTCCGTGTAGTTGAGTCTGCCATTGAGCAGCAAGAGTGCCAAGTCATTATCGTGTGTCAGAGTGTCGTAGGCTCCATGACGTATGATCTGCCGCAAACTGAGCAACTCGCCACCCATCGCATGCTCCGCGGAGCCCAATCTTACGCTGTAATCGGGCTCTGACCACTCTCCCTCGAAGCAGTGGGCAGCGGTTAATATGAAGTAATCTCCGATAATGGCGCCACCGCAGATGTGCTGACCATGCAGCTGTATGGATGCTTGGTATGGGAAATTGCGTATCTCTGTCACCTGGCCACCCACAATGCGTCCATCATAATGAGGTGTTGCCCAGCTGACAGTTGCGAACAGCAAACTACTCCACACAAATGCCAATCGACTCATCTTGTGCTGTGGTTGGGTGTAGTGACAATGTCGAAGCTGAAATCAGTCCATTGCTTTTATATTGCCATGCGTTCGCTGCCTTATCAGTTACCTTATCTAGGTGTCAACAAACTTGTTGCCAGAACGCATCAGTTTTGGCAATTGTTTCAAGTTCAGTTTAAACTCGTTATCAACAACTATTTGCGTTTACTCATTTCTTTGGGTCTTCTCTTGTCTGACGTTAACCTCGTAACCTTCACTTTCACCAAATTGACACTTGTTTAATTGAAGCAAGTAACTTcgttatgaaaataataaacaaggcaacaatttgttgcatatttaacTATATAATGTAGGAGTGAATTACATAATGAAAAGATAATTCAATAAACGAATGTGGGTCAGGGTCGaagattaaatatttgtaaaagtgcaattgtaataattgaataatatatgggcaattctctaGAAAGTGCAACCGGcgccaaaaaattcaaactctATAAAAGCATGTTTTcttcacatttgtttatagggaaaatattacatttaactaatataaacgatttttccatttactcataacacattttgaaaaatttcaatgcaaagtcGAAGATGAGCAAAAGTTCTGTTTTGAACATTTATactgcaagttttgttttgattcctTTCCTTAAAGGGAGTCAGTATGCATTGATACCCTTAGTTTAATATCTTGTTTAATATCCaaggaatatacaaaatatataaaagaaatgatgCAATAGCTAATAACGGTAAATTTCTTTTCAGCTAATCAGCTTCTatttttgtcgcgtgcgacagtgaaaaacagcatttgttatgagtGCATCTAAAGTTGTTGTCCATTGAGCATGCAAAATTGTGTCcaaacacatattttgttaccaaatataataaaataaaatttggatGAATATAAGCacaacttaatttttaagaatttttgaaagtttgtcgcgtgcgacatggcaaaaaacaattttttttttttttttttcgttaaattattttttttttaatgtagatGATGCATACTCTTTTTATgtgcaaaaaacaatataaatttcatgtcATAAGCGCCAATTGAGACTTTGTCATTATAAACAATGATAGAATGAATGTGCACAGTATACCGGGtataaaccaaatgaatttgtttggctgaaatggccaacaaacgaAATCTACTAGAACAGtatgtatattcataaaaaaaaatgttttgacaTTAATGATGTAATTTAAGATAGGTAATTATGTTTCTAATGTGCatgatatgaatatattacgttttgtttacctttattaaagttattttttaaagtatgaaatttcagttgaaaataaaaatatatattgaatatattaaaaaactatgaaaatgcTTCATATGCTCTTCAAATGaacttaaaaagtaaaaaaaaacagcataaaaagtatgatggaaaaaatgtcgcgtgcgacatgtcgcgtgcgacagtgattaaaatttaattaaaaaaaaaaacaacttaatatttttaagtcaaaCCAAATACActatttagataaatatatgcataatacattaaaattaattgcattaaaatcttTTCATCACGTTTCGCTGAAATTAGTGCTTGAACTGGTTTTTGACAAAGTAACTTCTgtttttgtcgcgtgcgaatgcgcaacatttttgcaattttcttgaaaACGAACAATTGCCCAAAATCCATCTTAGCACCAATTATAGTGCTAACCGAGAGCtataagtttcaatttttacaaaattaaaataatgtcttggcacatgttttttttcagtttgaatgCGTACAAATGTCGCATTCGACATcagagaattgcccatatgcaataacaaaagaaagatGAAATGTTGAGAACATTTAAGACAATTATATTGTAGTGTaagtattaaaatttgttaacgattatactttatttaaatttgctaactattattatttgctataCATTAAGAAGGTTACATACCACAAATCATTAACAACTAAAGAAACTACTAGAGTCGAGTGGTCTCAACTGTGACATTCCCGCTTCccattcttaaaatataccaaaaaaaatctgaaatattccaaaggctatattgatatacatactactgtatttgaaatataccagataaaAAACATGCCAGATTTTTctcatacaaaattatttttcttgaaAATCTTCAATTCAGTTtgctatttgctttttattttcgatGACTGCGTACGCTGTAGTATGGTGAAGgaaaaatgtataacaaaCTAGATCTGCGTGCAACAATAACCAGTTAAATTAAAGATCTATCTCTTgcagtctctgagatctaagtgTTCATACCGAccgatagacagacagacagacggacatgactatatcgtctcggctgttgacgctgatcaagaatatacatatttacttcATTGGATCTGAGTCCCTACCctacccttctacccaatgggtagagtatattcaaatttaaaaaaataataataataaaattaaataataaaacattttaacaaaaccaaaaacaatcataaaagtgtttaaaaacatttttacttattgctagttaattaaataattaatattttcaatgcggTTTCTTGCTAAATATTGCAGCCTAGTTTTCGGCATAATTGCAGCGGCTTCTTTGGCAGTtagtttattgtttaaataaatcaattggcGTGCACATTTGCGGCCACAAAAACCGCAACACcgccaaaaaaagaaaatgtgagAAGGAACCGAGTCCCATTTATGTATGTCAGTCAGACAGTCATTTAGtcagtttcttttttgttcagtgTTTACGGTGGCCACACAGCCGTTACAATTGGCCAACATTGCCGCTGCTGTGGTTTTCACACTTTTTTggcaacatacacacacatttttggccaaacattgtggggagggggaggggtgTGAAATAAGCTCTCAGTTATCTGgtgttattaatttgtttggtttttcgAAGCGATTCTTTATTTTGGCTGATCGCCCGTGACGCTTCAGGCCACAATGTTATGCCGCATACGGAATACCGCAGGCATTTTGGAAAGCGGTTCAATGAACCTAAAACCGGAGGCGTTGGCTGTGCGGCAACTGCAATTGACAGTCTCAATTATCTAGATAGACGCGCCTAAGCCTTTCTCAGCGCGTAATAAGCCCCAAATTGAAACGGCTTTCGAATCGCTTATAATCTCAATATTTGGCTAATCGGCACACAGCAAAGCCAATAAATTGCCTTGGcctaaaaatgccaaaatccGCCCTTTCCCTCGCCCACTGTCCGTGACAGCAGTCCTTGAAATACTTTGAAAATAACACGCCTATAAATAAGCATAACTGTcagaataacaaaaacacCAAATTGCCAAGGCCTaaaccagcaaccaacaacaacaacgacaacaacaacggagtTCCTAGCGAAAGTCTATGCCAAATAAGTATTAGCACATTTTTACGCCTCACTCCGTCCATTTCAACAGCTCTGTAGCTGGGGGCGTGGCCaatagacagagacagagagacagttTGGCGTtcttgtgtgtatgtattataGTAACGTATACGCCGTGTGAACTTTCGCCGCAAAGTTTTCAGCGGACGTCGTAACCTTTTGCTAACATGAGCATTTTTCGCAATCTTCCAACTGTCACAAACACAGAATTTGACTTTTGACATGATTTGCGAACTtgtttagaattttatttaaatttttgccgtCATTGTCATCTATAACCTTCGGcagaattttcaatttgaacacaacaaaatgtggagattattaaatttatagcaatcttgatttaaatataagttcTTATCTTGAACAATCTTGAAACAATTTAGTTAACCAAAGAATTAAAAGAAGGAAATTAAAGCAGCTTCATCATTTTATCCAGAAACACGCCCCTTGATCAAAAACCTCATATAATAGTGGAGTAATTTTACTTGCAACACGCATGAAGCACAACGCTCGGTGCGCAGTGCGCACTAAACACGTCTCGATGTGTTTTCGAGTTTTGTAACTCATTTGCAACTAAACTGAGTTCattaaagttaatttgaaCGTGCAACATTGGCGTGCCACACACAACTTGCAACACGCTACATAAAAGTGTGTGGGACGTCATCCTGGCCACACAATGCACCTCCAGCCATCAGACATCCAGATGAGAATGTACTTCGTGCCATAGATGCACTCGACTCGAGGCACGTGGCTTAGAGTCGATAAGTTTGACATTTGCACAACGTAAAATGACAACTGCAAGCCAAACCCAGcccaaaatggcaaaatgaaaaagttgGCAACCCTGTGCACACAACGctgacatttgcatttgtcttCCGCAAAAAGCTTTCAAATTAGCGACAGCTCCAGGTCCTTTCAATGCCCTCTTCTGCCACTGTTCTCCTCATGTCCTTCTGTTCTCCTGTGCTTCTATGTTACCTGCCctcggcagctgcagctcacGTCTCACGTTGCACGcaaagaaatatgcaaataattagCAACCGAatgcaaaattatattaaaagacgCCTGAACGATGACAGTTTCTATATAACCACGCCTCAGCTTTTATATCTTTGCTgcagaatatttaaaaaaggcagaaaattaatgtttaaactttaaacttttatGATCTACCTTCAATATTGCACACGAGATTAAAAGtcattttatacattttggaAAACTACAAATAATCGCTATTTTAAGTAATTCTAAAATGAggaatgttaattttaatgtgaTAAGCATAGCTTATGCTGGTTTACCACTTAATAGGTATGCTCAAAAACATAACGACAACAAGAACCACTGAgccaataaacaatttaaataactttatttaaataattcaatttaacgctacccaaagcaaaacaagccgatattttttttaaatataccaaattaatataccgcaaaaacactgaaatatgccaaaggctatatttttggtatagtaccattcaaaaaataccataaagtgcacaatataccagatagtaGATAAAAACACGTTTTAAATtggcgtttttgtccatacataaacatttttttaaaaaacttctacaatttgtttCTGATCTTATCTTATTATTGTCTGTAGCAAAACTGGACTATtgtcaaatataaaaaataaatcgcgGCCGTAGCTGtctaataatttcatattattgctaaattatttactttcaaATTACAGATAGACTTATGATCAACttctcatttaaataaatttaatgcacgTTTTGAAtcaatatgcatttaaaagacaattattgtcgttgttattTGTAGGATTCGATTAGCTCGATAAGTGCACAGTCTGTTGATTTCATTTAGACAAAGATTTCAGCTATTTCTGTTCTGGTTGGGCCAActacttatatatataccaaaaacgcTACACCCAATTTGCCTTACACAACTGATGGCTCCTTCTCTCTCCTCGTCGTTTTGTGTTCTGGGATATTGACAGCTCGACCAGTTCGGTCTCAGTCTCAGGCTCAGACCCTGACGCAAGTCGATGAGGAAGTGGAAGTCAAAGCAAGCTCTCTGTTAAGCCAAAGTTATGGCATGGCATTCAACTCGAATAGACAACGGACAAATACAGATGCACAGCTCGaaacagatacacagatacgAAATCagtttgaaaattgaattctaATGCAACATACCAAGTTGAACTGCtcgaaactgaactgaactgagctgaagTGAACTGCGGAGTGACTTTGTACCGCTGCAATCCATTGACTAAAACAAATGGGTTCCACAACATCTTCTACTGTCAGCTGCAACTTGTCGCCCCGTCCATTTGtatatctgtatttgtatctgtatctgtagctggcTGCAACTGGGTGCGCCTGTGtctgtataaataaaataaatatttatattgaaatgcaACGCAATCGAGCGCAACCGAATTGAATTTCAGTTCTGTCCCTCTTCAGCCTTGTCCACTTCAGTCCGGTCCAGTCTGGTTTGGATTGGCCCGGTTTGATCCTGCCAGCCCGAAAGTCCTATCATGCCTTTACTCAGCCGGCCTTTGCTCTCTCGGATTGTCATGCGTTTTATATTCGGCCAATAGAGTTCCGGACAAGTCCGTCGATTTGCTGTACCAATTCAATTTTGAACTTTGtcgcatttaattgcattgcatttgtcCAAAGTTGCGCAAAATGTGCAATTGATTTGAGGATCTGTGCA
This is a stretch of genomic DNA from Drosophila albomicans strain 15112-1751.03 chromosome 3, ASM965048v2, whole genome shotgun sequence. It encodes these proteins:
- the LOC117566729 gene encoding trypsin beta, which gives rise to MSRLAFVWSSLLFATVSWATPHYDGRIVGGQVTEIRNFPYQASIQLHGQHICGGAIIGDYFILTAAHCFEGEWSEPDYSVRLGSAEHAMGGELLSLRQIIRHGAYDTLTHDNDLALLLLNGRLNYTEELQAVPLASAQDALTPETTLYVSGWGLQSETGEEGVSPVLRYVDLTHVEPKACRSAYSKVLPITQRMLCASREGHDSCQGDSGGPLVGYQPGSNEGKLYGIVSWGLGCAKVEYPGVYTSVASFRTWIDAQVGAWGWNTLLAGWSGLQRINQN